TTTTCTGCAAGATGTGTTGCTTCATTGTACTCGCGGTTAAACTCTTCTTTTAACAAATACTGACGTTCAACTAACTTACGAACCTTTTCTGTTTCCTGCTCACATTGTCTTAAGTAGTGGTTTAAAATTGAGATTGGATTTTTTTGTTCCTTTTGATCTAATGCCTCGTGTAAATCTGCTGAAATTGTATCCGCTAATCTTGTAAAAATATTTGCCATTATAAATCTCTCCTTTAATGTTTTACATTTTTTTATTAAACCTTGTGAGGAGTTTTTACTCTAGCCTCCTAAGTCAGGTGGGAAAAACGCTTATTAATAGTTACCTTTTAAATCGTTCCACTCTTTTTCAAAATTTGTAAATGGATCAGAATCTTCTTTTATAGTCTTCTTAGACGATTTGTTCCAGTTTTTATAAACAACGTAAATGACATATGCAGCAACAAATCCTAAAATTGCTGGAAGGTTTGATGCTGAAGCAAATAGGGCAATCACACCAACAATGGCTAGCACGACTTTGTTAAATTTAGATTCAGTCTTGATAAAGCCTTTGTACGAGTAGTACAGAATCAGTAGACTTAATCCTAAAGCTATCATTGGTGCTAAATTTGATAGCAGTATTGCTACAGCTACCCCACCTAAAAGTATTAATCCAAACTTTTTCATCTTTTGTTTCCTCCTTTTTTAGTAGAAAAGTTCAATGACTTTTCTCTATACCAACCAACACAAGTTGTTTGGCTTCGTTATGTTGTGTTTAACTTGTGTTCGTTTCTATGTCTTTATCTTACCTACATTCCAGAGTTCTCAAAACGAGCCTCAGCTTTATTTTCATCTACGGCTAGAGGCTTAGTGTCGATAAGACTGTCAGATTTTTCATAAGTGAATACATGTTTTCACCATGATTGGAAAAAATTAATAAGAATGATGTTTAGCCTATAGGAGGTATTTGAATGACAGAAGAATTTCCACAAGGAAAGATGCCTTATGAACCTGAGCCATTTTGGAGAGAATCAGCTCAACTAAAATCGTTTCCCCCTTTGAAAATTGATACAGAAGTTGATGTAGCAATTGTTGGAGGCGGAATTACCGGGATTACAACTGCTTATTTATTATCAAAGCAAGGATTGAAAGTAGCTATTTTAGAAGCGAGTGAAATTCTAAATGGAACAACCGGTCATACTACGGCAAAGGTAACAGCTCAGCACGGCCTCATCTATGATGAACTGATTCAGCATATGGGTGAAGAAAATGCTAAGCTGTATTACCAAGCCAATATCGATGCCCTTGAATTTGTTCGACAAACAACGAATGAACTTGGAATTGATTGTGATTTAACTGAAGAAGATGCCTATAT
This Metabacillus endolithicus DNA region includes the following protein-coding sequences:
- a CDS encoding flagellar basal body rod protein, giving the protein MKKFGLILLGGVAVAILLSNLAPMIALGLSLLILYYSYKGFIKTESKFNKVVLAIVGVIALFASASNLPAILGFVAAYVIYVVYKNWNKSSKKTIKEDSDPFTNFEKEWNDLKGNY